The following proteins are encoded in a genomic region of Natrarchaeobius halalkaliphilus:
- a CDS encoding putative RNA uridine N3 methyltransferase, whose product MTVSVLVPSSLTREAEDKREATRKLGYVARAATVFRADRLLVYPDRGGETGRFDGGFVHTVLRYAATPPYLRNEVWGMRDELEYVGVLPPLRAASQTGSESNGSGSTRQGIVTEVGPDQRVRVNCGLQHPISLNVPSQMKVVEGERVTVRISSRRPVRAKLEDSPLPGLVVERTDLSTALGREDAGVCIAASRFGEELTVGRLETLAGRIERDGLTVAFGAPERGLPDIFGIEASTVSSSDEGTTDDGVEPTADPGFDLWLNTVPDQGSEVIRTEEALFASLAPLSLRE is encoded by the coding sequence ATGACCGTCAGCGTACTCGTTCCGTCGTCACTGACCCGGGAAGCCGAGGACAAACGCGAGGCAACTCGCAAACTCGGATACGTCGCCCGCGCGGCGACGGTCTTCCGGGCCGATCGCCTGCTCGTCTACCCCGACCGGGGCGGCGAAACAGGTCGATTCGACGGCGGGTTCGTACACACCGTCTTGCGGTACGCCGCAACGCCTCCGTACCTCCGAAACGAGGTCTGGGGGATGCGGGACGAACTGGAGTACGTGGGCGTCTTGCCCCCGCTCCGCGCCGCGTCGCAGACCGGCTCCGAATCGAACGGTTCGGGGTCGACAAGACAAGGGATCGTGACCGAGGTCGGACCTGATCAGCGCGTCCGGGTCAATTGCGGCTTGCAACACCCGATCTCCCTCAACGTGCCTTCCCAAATGAAGGTCGTCGAGGGTGAGCGCGTGACAGTCAGGATCTCTTCGCGACGACCGGTCCGGGCGAAACTCGAGGACAGTCCCCTACCGGGGCTCGTCGTCGAGCGGACGGACCTTTCGACAGCACTCGGCCGTGAGGACGCTGGCGTGTGTATCGCAGCCTCTCGATTCGGTGAGGAGCTCACCGTCGGGAGACTCGAGACGCTGGCCGGACGCATCGAGCGGGACGGGCTGACCGTCGCGTTCGGCGCGCCCGAGAGAGGGCTGCCGGACATCTTCGGAATCGAGGCGTCGACCGTTTCCTCGAGCGACGAGGGGACGACCGACGACGGAGTCGAACCCACAGCCGATCCGGGGTTCGACCTCTGGCTAAACACGGTTCCGGATCAGGGAAGCGAGGTGATTCGAACGGAGGAGGCTCTGTTCGCGTCGCTCGCTCCCCTCTCACTCAGAGAGTGA
- a CDS encoding 50S ribosomal protein L22: MGINYSVDADPETTARAMLRERHMSHKHSKEIARELKGRTIDDARAYLQDVIDGERSVPFRSHNSGVGHRSDIDGWDAGRYPEKVSNEFLELLENVEANADHQGFDGASMEIVHVAAHKVGESVGRKPRAMGRASAWNTPEVDVEIVVGEEPRSSDEDGSTEDNN; the protein is encoded by the coding sequence ATGGGAATCAACTACTCAGTCGACGCCGATCCGGAGACGACCGCGAGAGCGATGCTCCGGGAGCGTCACATGAGCCACAAGCACAGCAAGGAAATCGCACGCGAACTGAAGGGACGAACCATCGACGACGCGCGGGCGTACCTTCAGGACGTCATCGACGGCGAGCGCTCAGTTCCGTTCCGATCTCACAACAGCGGCGTCGGTCACCGCTCGGATATCGACGGCTGGGACGCCGGCCGCTATCCCGAGAAGGTTTCCAACGAGTTCCTCGAACTACTCGAGAACGTCGAGGCCAACGCGGACCATCAGGGCTTCGACGGCGCATCGATGGAAATCGTTCACGTCGCCGCCCACAAGGTCGGTGAATCGGTCGGGCGCAAACCCCGCGCGATGGGGCGAGCGTCGGCCTGGAACACGCCCGAAGTCGACGTCGAAATCGTCGTCGGCGAGGAGCCACGCTCCTCGGACGAGGACGGTTCTACGGAGGATAATAACTAA
- a CDS encoding 50S ribosomal protein L2 → MGRRIFGQRRGRGTPTFRAPSHRYKAKLEHKKEESDVVRGTVVDIEHDPARSAPIAAVEFDDGDQRLILAPEGISVGEELQVGVSAEIKPGNTLPLAEIPEGVPVCNVEANPGDGGRFARASGTNADLITHDRNAAVVQLPSGEVKRLDPQCRATIGVVAGGGRTEKPMVKAGNKYHKMRARGTKWPRVRGVAMNAVDHPFGGGGRQHPGKPKSVSRDAPPGRKVGDISSRRTGRGGNK, encoded by the coding sequence ATGGGACGACGAATCTTCGGACAACGACGTGGCCGCGGGACGCCGACGTTCCGTGCCCCGTCACACCGGTACAAGGCGAAGCTCGAACACAAGAAAGAAGAAAGCGACGTCGTTCGCGGGACGGTCGTGGACATCGAACACGATCCAGCTCGCTCGGCCCCGATCGCTGCCGTCGAATTCGACGACGGCGATCAGCGTCTTATCCTCGCTCCGGAGGGCATCTCCGTCGGAGAGGAGCTACAGGTCGGAGTCTCAGCCGAGATTAAACCCGGCAACACGCTCCCGCTCGCGGAGATTCCCGAAGGAGTTCCGGTCTGTAACGTCGAGGCGAACCCCGGCGACGGCGGCCGATTCGCCCGTGCATCGGGAACGAACGCTGACCTGATCACCCACGACCGCAACGCGGCGGTCGTCCAGTTGCCAAGCGGTGAGGTCAAGCGCCTCGATCCGCAGTGTCGTGCCACCATCGGCGTCGTCGCCGGCGGTGGCCGCACGGAGAAACCGATGGTCAAAGCAGGAAACAAGTATCACAAGATGAGAGCACGGGGCACGAAATGGCCTCGCGTCCGTGGTGTCGCGATGAACGCCGTCGACCACCCTTTCGGTGGCGGTGGCCGACAGCACCCCGGCAAACCGAAGTCCGTCTCGCGGGATGCCCCGCCGGGACGGAAGGTCGGTGACATCTCCTCGCGCCGAACCGGCCGAGGTGGAAACAAATGA
- the rpl4p gene encoding 50S ribosomal protein L4, whose amino-acid sequence MEATVRDLDGGDAGSVTLPAVFETQYRPDLIARAVRVAQANRTQDYGADEFAGKRTPAESLGSGRGMAHVPRQDGRARRVPQAVKGRKAHPPKAEKDWTESINTKERKLAIRSAIAATADAEVVAERGHEFDDDAEIPVVVADEFEDLTKTNEVVSFLEAAGLEADIERADEGRSVRSGQGKARGRKYKTPTSILFVTASETGPSRAARNLAGADVATAAEVNAEDLAPGTQPGRLTVWTESALEEVADR is encoded by the coding sequence ATGGAAGCAACAGTACGAGACCTGGACGGCGGCGACGCGGGCTCGGTTACACTCCCGGCGGTCTTCGAGACCCAGTACCGCCCGGATCTGATCGCTCGCGCCGTTCGTGTCGCCCAGGCGAACCGAACACAGGACTACGGCGCCGACGAGTTCGCCGGCAAGCGGACGCCGGCCGAATCGCTCGGGAGCGGTCGCGGGATGGCTCACGTTCCACGACAGGACGGACGCGCTCGGCGCGTCCCACAGGCTGTCAAAGGACGAAAGGCACACCCGCCGAAAGCCGAAAAGGACTGGACCGAATCGATCAACACGAAAGAACGAAAACTGGCCATCCGCAGCGCGATCGCTGCGACGGCCGACGCAGAAGTCGTCGCCGAACGCGGCCACGAGTTCGACGACGACGCCGAGATTCCGGTCGTCGTCGCAGACGAGTTCGAAGACCTCACGAAGACGAACGAGGTCGTCTCCTTCCTCGAGGCAGCCGGTCTCGAGGCGGATATCGAACGCGCTGACGAGGGTCGAAGCGTCCGATCCGGACAGGGGAAAGCCCGTGGCCGGAAGTACAAGACGCCGACGTCGATCCTCTTCGTGACCGCGAGCGAGACCGGGCCGTCCCGTGCGGCGCGAAACCTCGCCGGGGCGGACGTCGCGACCGCGGCGGAGGTCAACGCGGAAGACCTCGCACCCGGAACGCAGCCGGGTCGACTCACCGTCTGGACCGAGAGCGCACTCGAGGAGGTGGCCGACCGATGA
- a CDS encoding 30S ribosomal protein S19, protein MSQEYRTGREGDEFTYRGHTLEELQDLELEDVAELLPARKRRSIERGLSVEKQKLLEKGREKGEEETANAPIRTHLRDMPILPEFVGLTFEVYNGQSFERVRVEPEMIGHYLGEFQLTRTSVEHGQAGIGATRSSKFVPLK, encoded by the coding sequence ATGAGTCAGGAGTACCGAACCGGCCGTGAGGGTGATGAGTTCACCTACCGCGGCCACACGCTCGAGGAGCTGCAGGATCTGGAGCTCGAGGACGTCGCGGAACTGCTGCCCGCACGAAAGCGGCGAAGTATCGAACGCGGTCTCTCCGTCGAGAAGCAGAAGCTTCTCGAGAAGGGCCGCGAGAAAGGCGAAGAAGAGACGGCGAACGCGCCGATCCGAACCCACCTGCGGGATATGCCGATCCTGCCGGAGTTCGTCGGACTGACCTTCGAAGTGTACAACGGCCAGTCCTTCGAGCGCGTTCGCGTCGAACCCGAGATGATCGGACACTATCTCGGCGAGTTCCAGCTGACCCGCACGTCCGTCGAACACGGACAGGCCGGGATCGGTGCGACTCGATCTTCGAAGTTCGTCCCACTGAAGTGA
- a CDS encoding DUF7571 family protein, with product MKPCHNCQAVIDEYILDKQLEPLRELTVDDFNLCVDCATIVPGACIECNGAVYVPRDVTVTPDFCPACRSDHIERSGYDPGWNLETTSV from the coding sequence ATGAAACCGTGCCACAACTGTCAGGCGGTCATCGACGAGTACATCCTCGACAAACAACTCGAACCCCTGCGCGAACTCACAGTCGACGACTTCAACCTCTGTGTCGACTGCGCGACCATCGTCCCCGGTGCGTGCATAGAGTGCAACGGCGCGGTCTACGTTCCGCGAGACGTAACCGTCACGCCCGATTTCTGTCCCGCGTGTCGATCCGACCACATCGAACGCTCGGGTTACGACCCCGGCTGGAATCTCGAGACCACGTCAGTCTGA
- a CDS encoding cob(I)yrinic acid a,c-diamide adenosyltransferase, producing MSEDQSRDATLENTPGQGRTPTAERIDPSAPEEFGLVQVWWGDGKGKTTATLGMGVRAAGHGYRVHVLQFMKGGASSVEAVRGEYNAIEALPGISYENLGHYGWHGMADGSDEAGHEDKARAGLERAHELLEAASEADLGTAFDLDGPPEAGVHMLVLDEILYAVDQGLLAEADVLELIETKPNDLELVLSGSHAEPTYLEERADLVTNVRKQKHPIDEGQRARRGTEY from the coding sequence ATGAGCGAGGATCAGAGTCGCGACGCGACCCTCGAGAACACGCCCGGACAGGGACGAACGCCGACGGCCGAACGGATCGATCCGTCGGCACCGGAGGAGTTCGGACTCGTCCAGGTTTGGTGGGGCGACGGGAAAGGGAAAACGACGGCGACGCTCGGGATGGGGGTACGCGCGGCGGGCCACGGCTATCGTGTTCACGTCCTCCAGTTCATGAAAGGCGGTGCCTCGAGCGTCGAAGCGGTTCGGGGCGAGTACAACGCGATCGAGGCGCTTCCGGGGATCAGTTACGAGAACCTCGGCCACTACGGCTGGCACGGGATGGCAGACGGCAGCGACGAGGCCGGTCACGAGGACAAGGCGCGGGCCGGCCTCGAGCGAGCCCACGAGTTGCTCGAGGCGGCGTCCGAGGCCGATCTCGGGACGGCGTTCGATCTCGATGGACCGCCCGAGGCGGGGGTTCACATGCTTGTACTCGACGAAATCCTCTATGCCGTCGATCAGGGACTGCTCGCGGAGGCCGACGTACTCGAACTGATCGAGACGAAGCCGAACGACCTCGAGTTGGTGTTGTCAGGGAGCCACGCCGAACCAACCTATCTCGAGGAGCGAGCGGATCTCGTGACGAACGTTCGAAAGCAGAAACATCCGATCGACGAGGGCCAGCGAGCGCGACGGGGAACCGAGTACTGA
- a CDS encoding 50S ribosomal protein L23, producing MSSIIEHPLVTEKAMNDMDFENKLQFVVNPDATKPEIRDVVESRFDVGVDSINTQLTMKGKKKAIVKLSEDDDAQEVASRIGVF from the coding sequence ATGAGTTCGATCATCGAACACCCGCTCGTGACGGAGAAGGCGATGAACGACATGGACTTCGAGAACAAGCTCCAGTTCGTCGTCAATCCGGATGCGACCAAACCCGAGATCCGGGACGTGGTCGAATCTCGATTCGACGTTGGAGTCGATTCCATCAACACGCAGCTAACGATGAAGGGCAAAAAGAAAGCAATCGTCAAACTCTCCGAGGACGACGACGCTCAGGAAGTCGCCTCGCGAATCGGGGTGTTCTGA
- a CDS encoding cobyric acid synthase, giving the protein MTRTLLVAGTASHVGKSTIAAGLCRLLADRTVAVAPFKAQNMSNNARVVVRPDGPGNETEEADARERVDQWGEIGVSQFVQARAARTTPTTDCNPVLLKPRGGGESQLVVQGRAHEHVRAGQYYEAYWDVAREAAEESYRRLAADHDVIVAEGAGSIAEINLHDRDLANVETARFADADVLLLVDIERGGAFASLYGTIELLPDSLRDRVIGAVITKFRGDPSLLEPGIEEIESRAGVPILGVVPYDDPGLPEEDSVSLPGPGECGVVGDDDGVPDERRLRIAVPRLPRISNATDLEALAAEPGVSVIYVPVDDSDGTEPATGRTDERPDPLAAVDADAVVLPGTKNTVDDLLALRTAGYEDALHSFSGPIIGLCGGYQLLGERITNASLEGTGSDDVVRGLGLLPVETRFVAKKSLERTTVSIDEDATSLLFGAKGSVTGYEIHAGRTTVLEDESVSRPLGDSSVACGSVLGTYLHGLFDDDSVRTAVLDSIAESAGIDRQNAGDSEDESNAEAARGSTPYDRAAALVREHIDLEALGEPFDHSGPFR; this is encoded by the coding sequence ATGACACGGACTCTCCTCGTTGCGGGGACGGCGAGCCACGTGGGAAAATCGACGATCGCCGCCGGACTCTGTCGGCTGCTTGCCGACCGAACCGTCGCCGTCGCTCCGTTCAAGGCACAGAATATGAGCAATAACGCTCGCGTCGTCGTTCGACCGGACGGTCCCGGAAACGAAACCGAAGAGGCGGATGCGCGCGAGCGCGTCGATCAGTGGGGCGAGATCGGCGTCTCTCAGTTCGTACAGGCTCGAGCCGCACGGACCACACCGACGACGGACTGTAACCCGGTTCTGTTGAAGCCTCGCGGTGGCGGGGAGAGCCAACTCGTCGTTCAGGGACGGGCGCACGAACACGTTCGCGCCGGTCAGTACTACGAGGCGTACTGGGACGTCGCTCGCGAGGCTGCCGAGGAGTCCTACCGACGGCTCGCGGCCGACCACGACGTGATCGTGGCCGAGGGCGCGGGGAGTATCGCGGAGATCAACCTCCACGACCGCGACCTGGCGAACGTCGAAACCGCCCGCTTTGCGGACGCCGACGTCCTCCTGCTCGTCGACATCGAACGCGGCGGGGCCTTCGCCAGCCTCTACGGAACGATCGAACTGTTGCCCGACTCGCTACGAGACCGCGTGATCGGGGCGGTTATCACGAAATTCCGCGGCGATCCCTCGTTGCTCGAGCCCGGAATCGAGGAGATCGAGTCGCGAGCGGGCGTTCCGATACTCGGCGTGGTTCCCTACGACGATCCGGGACTCCCCGAGGAAGACAGCGTTTCGCTGCCCGGCCCGGGCGAGTGCGGCGTCGTCGGGGACGACGACGGCGTCCCCGATGAGCGCCGGCTCCGAATCGCCGTTCCCCGGCTGCCGCGCATCTCGAATGCGACCGATCTCGAGGCGCTCGCAGCCGAGCCCGGCGTCTCCGTGATCTACGTCCCGGTCGACGACAGCGACGGAACCGAGCCGGCGACGGGCCGAACGGACGAGCGCCCCGATCCACTGGCTGCGGTCGACGCGGACGCCGTGGTTCTGCCCGGGACGAAGAATACCGTCGACGACCTGCTGGCGCTTCGAACGGCCGGGTACGAGGACGCACTCCACTCGTTTTCCGGACCGATTATCGGCCTCTGTGGGGGCTACCAGCTACTGGGCGAGCGGATCACGAACGCATCACTCGAGGGGACCGGTTCCGACGACGTTGTACGGGGACTGGGATTGTTGCCGGTCGAGACCCGCTTCGTCGCGAAAAAGTCACTCGAGCGAACGACGGTCTCGATCGACGAAGACGCGACGTCGCTTCTGTTCGGTGCGAAGGGTTCCGTCACCGGTTACGAGATTCACGCGGGCCGAACGACGGTGCTCGAAGACGAATCCGTCTCGCGTCCGCTTGGCGACTCGAGCGTAGCGTGTGGATCGGTACTCGGGACGTATCTCCACGGACTGTTCGACGACGATTCCGTTCGAACGGCTGTTCTCGACTCCATCGCCGAAAGCGCGGGAATCGACCGACAGAACGCGGGCGATTCGGAGGACGAATCGAACGCCGAGGCTGCACGCGGGTCGACTCCGTACGACCGGGCCGCAGCGCTCGTCCGCGAACACATCGATCTCGAGGCGCTCGGAGAGCCGTTCGATCACTCCGGTCCGTTTCGGTAG
- a CDS encoding MarR family transcriptional regulator, whose product MSTNLEAAKGTKPRELIHFVTQQTRFALINNILQHPEQLPSMYELEELNPSVSDATVYKHIQKLIDAGIVNEVALDDDQRRQGYPWKFYGLTEEGRDFLEEHNLLAAEETLQQIYETISDKSEKMVKYENAPRPDES is encoded by the coding sequence ATGAGCACTAATCTGGAGGCTGCTAAAGGGACCAAACCTCGCGAACTGATCCACTTCGTCACCCAACAGACACGGTTCGCGCTCATCAACAACATCCTCCAGCACCCCGAGCAACTCCCCTCGATGTACGAACTAGAGGAACTCAACCCCAGCGTGAGCGATGCCACTGTCTACAAGCATATCCAGAAGCTCATCGATGCTGGCATCGTGAATGAAGTCGCGCTAGACGACGATCAGCGCCGGCAGGGCTACCCCTGGAAGTTCTACGGTCTTACAGAGGAGGGACGAGACTTCCTCGAGGAGCACAACCTGCTCGCCGCCGAGGAGACCCTCCAGCAAATCTACGAAACAATCTCCGACAAATCCGAAAAGATGGTCAAATACGAGAACGCACCACGTCCCGACGAGTCGTAG
- the msrA gene encoding peptide-methionine (S)-S-oxide reductase MsrA gives MERATFGGGCFWCVEAAFEELEGVESATSGYAGGYTEDPTYRAVCSGETGHAEVVQLEYDPDRIEYADLLEVFMTIHDPTTPNRQGPDVGSQYRSAIYTHDEGQLETATAFVDELERTGVYDGIVTEIEPLEEFYEAEEYHQNYFEKNPTDAYCRMHAAPKVEKVRETFDERVSTDH, from the coding sequence ATGGAACGAGCCACGTTCGGCGGCGGCTGTTTCTGGTGCGTCGAAGCGGCCTTCGAAGAGCTCGAGGGCGTCGAATCAGCGACCTCGGGATACGCCGGCGGCTACACCGAGGATCCGACGTACCGGGCGGTCTGCTCGGGTGAGACTGGCCACGCGGAGGTCGTCCAGCTCGAGTACGATCCGGATCGAATCGAGTACGCGGATCTGCTCGAGGTGTTCATGACGATCCACGATCCGACGACGCCGAACCGTCAGGGACCGGACGTCGGCTCTCAGTACCGATCTGCGATCTACACGCACGACGAGGGCCAACTCGAGACCGCGACGGCGTTCGTCGACGAACTCGAACGTACCGGCGTTTACGACGGGATCGTCACGGAAATCGAACCGCTCGAGGAGTTTTACGAAGCCGAGGAGTACCACCAGAACTACTTCGAAAAGAACCCGACTGATGCCTACTGCAGGATGCACGCGGCCCCGAAGGTCGAGAAGGTCCGGGAGACGTTCGATGAGCGCGTGTCGACGGACCACTGA
- a CDS encoding 50S ribosomal protein L3 yields the protein MPQPNAPRKGSLGFGPRQRATSEVPRFNSWPDDDGQPTLQGFAGYKAGMTHVVMVDDKANSSTEGMEQTVPVTIVETPPMRAVALRAYENTPYGMKPVTEVWTDEFTPELDRVLDLPGDDYDTDAAADELRGLLEEGRVDDVRVITHTVPGDIPSVPKKKPDVMETRVGGGSADERLEYALELLDEDGGEHVMNDVFRAGEYVDASGVTKGKGTQGPVKRWGVQKRKGKHARQGWRRRIGNLGPWNPSRVRSTVPQQGQTGYHQRTELNKRLVDIGDGADATVDGGFVNYGEVDGPHALIKGSLPGPQRRLVRFRPAIRPGDQPRLDPEVRYVSTASNQG from the coding sequence ATGCCACAACCAAACGCACCACGCAAAGGCTCACTCGGGTTCGGCCCACGACAGCGTGCGACCAGCGAGGTCCCGCGCTTCAATTCGTGGCCGGACGACGACGGACAGCCGACGCTCCAGGGCTTCGCGGGCTACAAGGCCGGCATGACCCACGTCGTGATGGTCGACGACAAAGCGAACTCGTCGACCGAGGGGATGGAACAGACCGTCCCCGTAACGATCGTGGAGACGCCGCCGATGCGCGCCGTTGCCCTGCGTGCGTACGAAAACACACCGTACGGTATGAAACCGGTAACCGAGGTCTGGACCGACGAGTTCACGCCCGAACTCGACCGCGTTCTCGACCTTCCCGGCGATGACTACGATACCGACGCCGCCGCGGACGAACTCCGTGGCCTCCTCGAGGAGGGACGCGTCGACGACGTTCGCGTCATCACGCACACGGTTCCCGGCGACATCCCATCGGTGCCCAAGAAGAAACCGGACGTTATGGAGACGCGCGTCGGCGGGGGTTCCGCCGACGAGCGCCTCGAGTACGCCCTCGAGTTACTCGACGAGGACGGCGGCGAGCACGTCATGAACGACGTCTTCCGCGCCGGCGAGTACGTCGACGCAAGCGGCGTCACGAAAGGGAAAGGAACCCAGGGTCCCGTCAAGCGATGGGGGGTCCAGAAACGCAAGGGCAAGCACGCCCGGCAGGGCTGGCGTCGCCGTATCGGCAACCTCGGCCCCTGGAACCCGTCTCGTGTTCGTTCGACGGTTCCCCAGCAGGGACAGACCGGCTACCACCAGCGGACGGAACTGAACAAGCGCCTCGTCGACATCGGCGACGGCGCGGACGCGACGGTCGACGGCGGCTTCGTCAACTACGGCGAAGTCGACGGACCGCACGCGTTGATCAAGGGTTCGCTTCCCGGGCCACAGAGGCGTCTCGTGCGCTTCCGCCCGGCGATCCGACCCGGAGACCAGCCGCGCCTCGATCCCGAGGTTCGGTACGTCTCCACCGCATCCAACCAGGGCTGA
- the rpmC gene encoding 50S ribosomal protein L29: MAIIHVEEIRDMTAAEREEELEELETELLNAKSVLAAGGAPENPGRIGELGRTIARIKTIQREEGDFE; the protein is encoded by the coding sequence ATGGCGATCATCCACGTCGAGGAGATCCGCGACATGACCGCCGCCGAGCGAGAGGAGGAACTCGAGGAGCTCGAAACCGAGCTGCTGAACGCGAAGTCCGTCCTCGCGGCCGGTGGTGCCCCGGAGAACCCGGGTCGAATCGGAGAACTCGGTCGCACGATCGCGCGGATCAAAACGATCCAGCGTGAGGAAGGTGATTTCGAATGA
- a CDS encoding 30S ribosomal protein S3, with protein MADEHQFIENGLQRSQINEFFSEELGRAGYGGMDVAKTPMGTQIVLKAEKPGMVIGKGGENIRKVTTALEEKFNLEDPQIDVQEVEEPDLNARIVADRLANALERGWYFRKAGHTTIDRIMEAGALGAEIVLSGKVTGARSRVEKFNRGYIKHNGEPAEEIVDEGQGVAVMKLGTIGVTVKIIPPNAELPDDFRILEDLDPEEVVPDAVEANEAEGVEELLEGEPEEAEATESGAEAPAEDAVEPEPAVDEEDIEEVIEEEVSDDDEEEVETPAESPIEEDLDELEEDVEAEAEELMAEMDDDEADSDEPDEGGDA; from the coding sequence ATGGCTGACGAACACCAGTTCATCGAAAACGGCCTGCAGCGGTCACAGATCAACGAGTTCTTCAGCGAAGAACTCGGCCGTGCAGGGTACGGTGGCATGGACGTCGCCAAAACGCCGATGGGAACCCAGATCGTTCTCAAGGCCGAAAAGCCCGGGATGGTCATCGGCAAAGGCGGCGAGAACATTCGGAAAGTCACGACCGCACTCGAGGAGAAGTTCAACCTCGAGGATCCACAGATCGACGTTCAGGAAGTCGAGGAACCGGACCTCAACGCACGGATCGTCGCGGATCGACTGGCCAACGCACTCGAGCGTGGCTGGTACTTCCGGAAAGCCGGTCACACGACGATCGACCGGATCATGGAGGCCGGCGCGCTCGGCGCAGAGATCGTCCTCTCGGGGAAAGTCACGGGCGCACGGTCGCGCGTGGAGAAGTTCAACCGAGGCTACATCAAGCACAACGGCGAACCCGCCGAGGAGATCGTCGACGAGGGACAGGGCGTCGCCGTCATGAAACTCGGAACGATCGGCGTCACGGTGAAGATTATCCCGCCGAACGCCGAACTCCCCGACGACTTCCGCATTCTCGAAGATCTCGATCCCGAAGAAGTCGTTCCGGACGCCGTCGAGGCCAACGAGGCCGAGGGTGTCGAGGAACTCCTCGAGGGCGAACCCGAGGAGGCCGAGGCTACCGAGAGCGGTGCCGAAGCGCCTGCCGAGGACGCCGTCGAGCCCGAACCGGCGGTCGACGAAGAAGACATCGAGGAGGTCATCGAGGAAGAGGTCTCGGATGACGACGAAGAAGAGGTCGAGACTCCAGCCGAGTCACCGATCGAAGAGGATCTGGACGAACTCGAGGAGGACGTCGAAGCCGAAGCCGAGGAGCTGATGGCGGAGATGGACGACGACGAGGCCGACTCGGACGAACCCGACGAGGGAGGTGACGCCTGA
- a CDS encoding 2,5-diamino-6-(ribosylamino)-4(3H)-pyrimidinone 5'-phosphate reductase, producing MHVVVNAAMSADGKLSSRRRDQIVISGDADFERVDQLRADSDAVVVGVGTVLADDPHLTVKDETLCRRRLEEGQSEHPARVVVDSTARTPTDAAVLDDAATTYVCVTDAAPVDSRMGIENHAELVTAGDDRVDLLRAFAALEARGLERLMVEGGGELIFSLFEAGLVDELQVFVGPTVIGGRDAPTLADGEGFVDEFPTLALESVRRLDDGALLRWTIGGR from the coding sequence ATGCACGTCGTCGTCAACGCCGCCATGAGCGCGGACGGCAAGCTCTCCTCCAGACGCCGCGATCAGATCGTGATCAGCGGCGACGCGGATTTCGAACGCGTCGATCAACTTCGAGCTGATAGCGACGCCGTCGTGGTGGGCGTCGGTACGGTGCTGGCGGACGATCCGCATCTCACCGTCAAGGACGAGACGCTTTGCAGGCGGCGTCTCGAGGAGGGACAGAGTGAACACCCTGCCCGCGTCGTCGTAGATTCGACGGCCCGAACGCCGACGGACGCCGCGGTGCTCGACGACGCGGCGACGACGTACGTCTGCGTGACCGACGCCGCACCCGTCGACAGCCGAATGGGAATCGAGAATCACGCGGAACTCGTAACCGCGGGCGACGACCGGGTCGATCTCCTGCGTGCGTTCGCCGCGCTCGAAGCGCGGGGACTCGAGCGGCTCATGGTCGAGGGAGGCGGCGAACTCATCTTCTCGCTGTTCGAGGCCGGACTGGTCGACGAGCTTCAGGTGTTCGTCGGTCCGACGGTGATCGGGGGACGCGACGCACCGACGCTCGCTGATGGCGAGGGATTCGTCGACGAGTTTCCCACGCTCGCACTCGAGTCCGTTCGGCGGCTGGACGACGGTGCGTTGCTGCGGTGGACGATCGGCGGCCGGTAG